A region from the Hippoglossus hippoglossus isolate fHipHip1 chromosome 16, fHipHip1.pri, whole genome shotgun sequence genome encodes:
- the brd2b gene encoding bromodomain-containing protein 2b isoform X5 yields the protein MEAAVNPPHDSSLVGLSSGGMDQHSSSGKRIRKPSLLYEDFESPSLPHTMPQGPPAPMQPLVKDPSRQGRMTNQLQYLQRTLIKCLWRHHFAWPFHEPVDAYRLNLPDYHKIIKQPMDMGTIKKRLENSFYRCASECIQDFNTMFTNCYIYNKPTDDIVLMAQSLEKIFLQKVAQMPQEEVELPPPTPRNKNNRGRGRKSSSSRAQQVPAVSQSAYSPSSSDTGESMLANSPQTVLTKSLPPANIMGLPPTQPTTKKKGVKRKADTTTPSNMGFTVGLSGVGMSGATHMVGLGKGGHGGQVHDTSMHTISMGGMGMDTPPGMGLVRSAGGPVLLQPMMAGGGRRVGSGRPIKPPKKDLPDSVQPQALKKSKLSPQLRYCSGLLKDMLSKKHAALAWPFYTPVDTAALGLHDYHDIIKCPMDLSTIKRKMDCREYRDAQQFASDGRLMFSNCYKYNPPDHDVVNMARKLQDIFEFRFAKMPDEPHMDHTNMSMSGNPTSSSSSSSSSSSSSSSDSESEPSSESEESESSPSSDSEEERAHRLAELQDQLRAMHEQLAALSQGPIVKTKKKKEKKEKKEKEKEKKKKKKLEKKSRGSRSRAGSEEWKMPGKILKSKSARAGGSQTKKSQGKKSNKNSKTAKKPFEPPVAPSMLPHYDSEEEDEIVPMSYDEKRQLSLDINKLPGEKLGRVVHIIQSREPSLRDTNPEEIEIDFETLKPSTLKELERYVMTCLRKKPRKPYGEPGKGSIGKSKEELTLEKRRELEKRLQDVSGQLNSVKKPTKAKAEKPSAVETNTQPARLSGSSSSSDSSSSSSSSSSSDTSDSDSG from the exons ATGGAAGCGGCCGTCAACCCGCCTCACGACAG CTCCCTGGTCGGGTTGTCCAGTGGCGGGATGGACCAGCACAGCAGCTCGGGCAAACGAATTCGCAAGCCCTCCCTGCTGTACGAGGACTTTGAGAGCCCCTCTCTGCCGCACACCATGCCCCAGGGCCCCCCAGCCCCAATGCAGCCCCTGGTCAAGGATCCCAGCCGACAAGGCCGGATGACCAACCAGCTGCAGTATCTCCAGAGGACCCTGATTAAGTGTCTGTGGAGGCACCACTTTGCCTGGCCTTTCCATGAGCCTGTGGATGCCTACAGGCTCAACCTGCCA gATTACCATAAAATTATTAAACAACCCATGGACATGGGGACCATAAAAAAGCGCCTTGAGAACAGCTTCTACCGCTGTGCAAGTGAGTGCATACAGGACTTCAACACGATGTTCACCAACTGCTACATCTACAACAAG CCGACGGACGACATTGTGCTGATGGCCCAGTCCCTAGAGAAGATCTTCCTCCAGAAAGTGGCCCAGATGCcccaggaggaagtggagctccCACCTCCAACTCCtcgaaacaaaaacaacaggggAAGAGGTCGCAAATCTAGTT CATCCAGGGCTCAGCAGGTGCCAGCAGTGTCACAGTCGGCCTactccccttcctcctcagaCACTGGAGAGTCCATGCTCGCTAACTCTCCCCAGACTGTGCTGACCAAAAGCCTGCCTCCTGCCAACATCATGGGCCTGCCCCCTACACAGCCCACAACCAAG AAGAAAGGTGTAAAAAGGAAGGCCgacaccaccaccccctccaACATGGGCTTTACTGTGGGCCTTTCGGGTGTGGGCATGTCTGGAGCGACCCACATGGTAGGTTTAGGGAAAGGAGGACACGGGGGCCAAGTACACGACACCTCCATGCACACCATCTCCATGGGGGGCATGGGCATGGACACTCCACCTGGGATGGGCCTGGTCAGGAGCGCTGGAGGTCCTGTCCTCCTCCAGCCAATGATGGCTGGTGGTGGACGCAGGGTCGGCAGCGGACGCCCCATCAAACCCCCCAAGAAGGACTTGCCCGATTCGGTCCAGCCTCAGGCCTTGAAGAAGAGCAAACTGAGTCCTCAGCTGAGGTACTGCAGCGGGCTGCTGAAAGACATGCTGTCGAAGAAACACGCAGCGCTCGCCTGGCCTTTCTACACACCTGTGGACACCGCCGCCCTGGGACTTCACGACTATCACGACATCATCAAGTGCCCCATGGACCTCAGCACCATCAAG AGGAAGATGGACTGTCGTGAATACAGGGACGCTCAGCAGTTTGCTAGCGATGGCCGACTCATGTTCTCCAACTGCTACAAGTACAACCCACCTGACCACGATGTTGTAAACATGGCACGGAAGCTGCAG GATATTTTTGAGTTCCGTTTTGCCAAGATGCCAGACGAGCCACACATGGACCATACAAACATGTCGATGAGTGGCAACCCAACatcctcttcgtcctcttcctcctcctcttcctcgtcatcATCCTCTGACTCTGAGAGTGAGCCTAGCAGCGAGAGtgaagagagcgagagcagcCCCAGCTCAGACAGTGAAGAGGAGCGAGCACATCGCTTGGCTGAGCTGCAGGATCAG CTCCGAGCCATGCACGAGCAGCTGGCCGCCCTCTCTCAGGGCCCCATTGTCAAGaccaagaagaaaaaagagaagaaggagaaaaaggagaaggagaaggagaagaagaaaaagaagaagctggagaagaagagtcgaggcagcagaagcagagcgGGCTCTGAGGAATGGAAGATGCCTGGAAAAATCCTGAAGAGCAAGTCTGCCAGAGCAGGTGGCTCGCAGACCAAGAAGAGCCAGGGGAAGAAGAGTAACAAGAACAGCAA GACTGCAAAGAAGCCGTTCGAGCCCCCGGTGGCCCCTTCCATGCTGCCGCACTACGactcggaggaggaggatgagattGTGCCCATGTCGTATGACGAAAAGCGCCAGCTAAGCCTCGACATCAACAAGTTGCCGGGGGAGAAGCTGGGTCGCGTGGTCCACATCATCCAGTCCAGGGAGCCTTCCCTGAGGGACACCAACCCGGAGGAGATTGAGATCGACTTTGAAACACTGAAACCATCGACACTGAAAGAGCTGGAGCGCTACGTCATGACCTGTCTGAGGAAGAAGCCCCGCAAGCCTTACGGAGAGCCAG GGAAAGGCAGTATTGGCAAATCTAAAGAGGAGCTGActctggagaagaggagggagctggagaagaggctgcAGGACGTCAGCGGACAACTCAACTCTGTCAAGAAACCTACGAAAGCTAAAG CGGAGAAGCCCAGTGCTGTCGAGACCAACACGCAGCCCGCGCGCCTCAgcggcagcagctccagctccgactcctcttcctcctcctcctcgtcgtcgtCCTCAGACACCAGCGATTCAGACTCTGGCTGA
- the brd2b gene encoding bromodomain-containing protein 2b isoform X4, giving the protein MEAAVNPPHDSSLVGLSSGGMDQHSSSGKRIRKPSLLYEDFESPSLPHTMPQGPPAPMQPLVKDPSRQGRMTNQLQYLQRTLIKCLWRHHFAWPFHEPVDAYRLNLPDYHKIIKQPMDMGTIKKRLENSFYRCASECIQDFNTMFTNCYIYNKPTDDIVLMAQSLEKIFLQKVAQMPQEEVELPPPTPRNKNNRGRGRKSSSSRAQQVPAVSQSAYSPSSSDTGESMLANSPQTVLTKSLPPANIMGLPPTQPTTKKKGVKRKADTTTPSNMGFTVGLSGVGMSGATHMVGLGKGGHGGQVHDTSMHTISMGGMGMDTPPGMGLVRSAGGPVLLQPMMAGGGRRVGSGRPIKPPKKDLPDSVQPQALKKSKLSPQLRYCSGLLKDMLSKKHAALAWPFYTPVDTAALGLHDYHDIIKCPMDLSTIKRKMDCREYRDAQQFASDGRLMFSNCYKYNPPDHDVVNMARKLQDIFEFRFAKMPDEPHMDHTNMSMSGNPTSSSSSSSSSSSSSSSDSESEPSSESEESESSPSSDSEEERAHRLAELQDQLRAMHEQLAALSQGPIVKTKKKKEKKEKKEKEKEKKKKKKLEKKSRGSRSRAGSEEWKMPGKILKSKSARAGGSQTKKSQGKKSNKNSKTAKKPFEPPVAPSMLPHYDSEEEDEIVPMSYDEKRQLSLDINKLPGEKLGRVVHIIQSREPSLRDTNPEEIEIDFETLKPSTLKELERYVMTCLRKKPRKPYGEPAGKGSIGKSKEELTLEKRRELEKRLQDVSGQLNSVKKPTKAKAEKPSAVETNTQPARLSGSSSSSDSSSSSSSSSSSDTSDSDSG; this is encoded by the exons ATGGAAGCGGCCGTCAACCCGCCTCACGACAG CTCCCTGGTCGGGTTGTCCAGTGGCGGGATGGACCAGCACAGCAGCTCGGGCAAACGAATTCGCAAGCCCTCCCTGCTGTACGAGGACTTTGAGAGCCCCTCTCTGCCGCACACCATGCCCCAGGGCCCCCCAGCCCCAATGCAGCCCCTGGTCAAGGATCCCAGCCGACAAGGCCGGATGACCAACCAGCTGCAGTATCTCCAGAGGACCCTGATTAAGTGTCTGTGGAGGCACCACTTTGCCTGGCCTTTCCATGAGCCTGTGGATGCCTACAGGCTCAACCTGCCA gATTACCATAAAATTATTAAACAACCCATGGACATGGGGACCATAAAAAAGCGCCTTGAGAACAGCTTCTACCGCTGTGCAAGTGAGTGCATACAGGACTTCAACACGATGTTCACCAACTGCTACATCTACAACAAG CCGACGGACGACATTGTGCTGATGGCCCAGTCCCTAGAGAAGATCTTCCTCCAGAAAGTGGCCCAGATGCcccaggaggaagtggagctccCACCTCCAACTCCtcgaaacaaaaacaacaggggAAGAGGTCGCAAATCTAGTT CATCCAGGGCTCAGCAGGTGCCAGCAGTGTCACAGTCGGCCTactccccttcctcctcagaCACTGGAGAGTCCATGCTCGCTAACTCTCCCCAGACTGTGCTGACCAAAAGCCTGCCTCCTGCCAACATCATGGGCCTGCCCCCTACACAGCCCACAACCAAG AAGAAAGGTGTAAAAAGGAAGGCCgacaccaccaccccctccaACATGGGCTTTACTGTGGGCCTTTCGGGTGTGGGCATGTCTGGAGCGACCCACATGGTAGGTTTAGGGAAAGGAGGACACGGGGGCCAAGTACACGACACCTCCATGCACACCATCTCCATGGGGGGCATGGGCATGGACACTCCACCTGGGATGGGCCTGGTCAGGAGCGCTGGAGGTCCTGTCCTCCTCCAGCCAATGATGGCTGGTGGTGGACGCAGGGTCGGCAGCGGACGCCCCATCAAACCCCCCAAGAAGGACTTGCCCGATTCGGTCCAGCCTCAGGCCTTGAAGAAGAGCAAACTGAGTCCTCAGCTGAGGTACTGCAGCGGGCTGCTGAAAGACATGCTGTCGAAGAAACACGCAGCGCTCGCCTGGCCTTTCTACACACCTGTGGACACCGCCGCCCTGGGACTTCACGACTATCACGACATCATCAAGTGCCCCATGGACCTCAGCACCATCAAG AGGAAGATGGACTGTCGTGAATACAGGGACGCTCAGCAGTTTGCTAGCGATGGCCGACTCATGTTCTCCAACTGCTACAAGTACAACCCACCTGACCACGATGTTGTAAACATGGCACGGAAGCTGCAG GATATTTTTGAGTTCCGTTTTGCCAAGATGCCAGACGAGCCACACATGGACCATACAAACATGTCGATGAGTGGCAACCCAACatcctcttcgtcctcttcctcctcctcttcctcgtcatcATCCTCTGACTCTGAGAGTGAGCCTAGCAGCGAGAGtgaagagagcgagagcagcCCCAGCTCAGACAGTGAAGAGGAGCGAGCACATCGCTTGGCTGAGCTGCAGGATCAG CTCCGAGCCATGCACGAGCAGCTGGCCGCCCTCTCTCAGGGCCCCATTGTCAAGaccaagaagaaaaaagagaagaaggagaaaaaggagaaggagaaggagaagaagaaaaagaagaagctggagaagaagagtcgaggcagcagaagcagagcgGGCTCTGAGGAATGGAAGATGCCTGGAAAAATCCTGAAGAGCAAGTCTGCCAGAGCAGGTGGCTCGCAGACCAAGAAGAGCCAGGGGAAGAAGAGTAACAAGAACAGCAA GACTGCAAAGAAGCCGTTCGAGCCCCCGGTGGCCCCTTCCATGCTGCCGCACTACGactcggaggaggaggatgagattGTGCCCATGTCGTATGACGAAAAGCGCCAGCTAAGCCTCGACATCAACAAGTTGCCGGGGGAGAAGCTGGGTCGCGTGGTCCACATCATCCAGTCCAGGGAGCCTTCCCTGAGGGACACCAACCCGGAGGAGATTGAGATCGACTTTGAAACACTGAAACCATCGACACTGAAAGAGCTGGAGCGCTACGTCATGACCTGTCTGAGGAAGAAGCCCCGCAAGCCTTACGGAGAGCCAG CAGGGAAAGGCAGTATTGGCAAATCTAAAGAGGAGCTGActctggagaagaggagggagctggagaagaggctgcAGGACGTCAGCGGACAACTCAACTCTGTCAAGAAACCTACGAAAGCTAAAG CGGAGAAGCCCAGTGCTGTCGAGACCAACACGCAGCCCGCGCGCCTCAgcggcagcagctccagctccgactcctcttcctcctcctcctcgtcgtcgtCCTCAGACACCAGCGATTCAGACTCTGGCTGA
- the brd2b gene encoding bromodomain-containing protein 2b isoform X2 yields the protein MEAAVNPPHDSSLVGLSSGGMDQHSSSGKRIRKPSLLYEDFESPSLPHTMPQGPPAPMQPLVKDPSRQGRMTNQLQYLQRTLIKCLWRHHFAWPFHEPVDAYRLNLPDYHKIIKQPMDMGTIKKRLENSFYRCASECIQDFNTMFTNCYIYNKPTDDIVLMAQSLEKIFLQKVAQMPQEEVELPPPTPRNKNNRGRGRKSSSSRAQQVPAVSQSAYSPSSSDTGESMLANSPQTVLTKSLPPANIMGLPPTQPTTKKKGVKRKADTTTPSNMGFTVGLSGVGMSGATHMVGLGKGGHGGQVHDTSMHTISMGGMGMDTPPGMGLVRSAGGPVLLQPMMAGGGRRVGSGRPIKPPKKDLPDSVQPQALKKSKLSPQLRYCSGLLKDMLSKKHAALAWPFYTPVDTAALGLHDYHDIIKCPMDLSTIKRKMDCREYRDAQQFASDGRLMFSNCYKYNPPDHDVVNMARKLQDIFEFRFAKMPDEPHMDHTNMSMSGNPTSSSSSSSSSSSSSSSDSESEPSSESEESESSPSSDSEEERAHRLAELQDQVCTQLRAMHEQLAALSQGPIVKTKKKKEKKEKKEKEKEKKKKKKLEKKSRGSRSRAGSEEWKMPGKILKSKSARAGGSQTKKSQGKKSNKNSKTAKKPFEPPVAPSMLPHYDSEEEDEIVPMSYDEKRQLSLDINKLPGEKLGRVVHIIQSREPSLRDTNPEEIEIDFETLKPSTLKELERYVMTCLRKKPRKPYGEPGKGSIGKSKEELTLEKRRELEKRLQDVSGQLNSVKKPTKAKAEKPSAVETNTQPARLSGSSSSSDSSSSSSSSSSSDTSDSDSG from the exons ATGGAAGCGGCCGTCAACCCGCCTCACGACAG CTCCCTGGTCGGGTTGTCCAGTGGCGGGATGGACCAGCACAGCAGCTCGGGCAAACGAATTCGCAAGCCCTCCCTGCTGTACGAGGACTTTGAGAGCCCCTCTCTGCCGCACACCATGCCCCAGGGCCCCCCAGCCCCAATGCAGCCCCTGGTCAAGGATCCCAGCCGACAAGGCCGGATGACCAACCAGCTGCAGTATCTCCAGAGGACCCTGATTAAGTGTCTGTGGAGGCACCACTTTGCCTGGCCTTTCCATGAGCCTGTGGATGCCTACAGGCTCAACCTGCCA gATTACCATAAAATTATTAAACAACCCATGGACATGGGGACCATAAAAAAGCGCCTTGAGAACAGCTTCTACCGCTGTGCAAGTGAGTGCATACAGGACTTCAACACGATGTTCACCAACTGCTACATCTACAACAAG CCGACGGACGACATTGTGCTGATGGCCCAGTCCCTAGAGAAGATCTTCCTCCAGAAAGTGGCCCAGATGCcccaggaggaagtggagctccCACCTCCAACTCCtcgaaacaaaaacaacaggggAAGAGGTCGCAAATCTAGTT CATCCAGGGCTCAGCAGGTGCCAGCAGTGTCACAGTCGGCCTactccccttcctcctcagaCACTGGAGAGTCCATGCTCGCTAACTCTCCCCAGACTGTGCTGACCAAAAGCCTGCCTCCTGCCAACATCATGGGCCTGCCCCCTACACAGCCCACAACCAAG AAGAAAGGTGTAAAAAGGAAGGCCgacaccaccaccccctccaACATGGGCTTTACTGTGGGCCTTTCGGGTGTGGGCATGTCTGGAGCGACCCACATGGTAGGTTTAGGGAAAGGAGGACACGGGGGCCAAGTACACGACACCTCCATGCACACCATCTCCATGGGGGGCATGGGCATGGACACTCCACCTGGGATGGGCCTGGTCAGGAGCGCTGGAGGTCCTGTCCTCCTCCAGCCAATGATGGCTGGTGGTGGACGCAGGGTCGGCAGCGGACGCCCCATCAAACCCCCCAAGAAGGACTTGCCCGATTCGGTCCAGCCTCAGGCCTTGAAGAAGAGCAAACTGAGTCCTCAGCTGAGGTACTGCAGCGGGCTGCTGAAAGACATGCTGTCGAAGAAACACGCAGCGCTCGCCTGGCCTTTCTACACACCTGTGGACACCGCCGCCCTGGGACTTCACGACTATCACGACATCATCAAGTGCCCCATGGACCTCAGCACCATCAAG AGGAAGATGGACTGTCGTGAATACAGGGACGCTCAGCAGTTTGCTAGCGATGGCCGACTCATGTTCTCCAACTGCTACAAGTACAACCCACCTGACCACGATGTTGTAAACATGGCACGGAAGCTGCAG GATATTTTTGAGTTCCGTTTTGCCAAGATGCCAGACGAGCCACACATGGACCATACAAACATGTCGATGAGTGGCAACCCAACatcctcttcgtcctcttcctcctcctcttcctcgtcatcATCCTCTGACTCTGAGAGTGAGCCTAGCAGCGAGAGtgaagagagcgagagcagcCCCAGCTCAGACAGTGAAGAGGAGCGAGCACATCGCTTGGCTGAGCTGCAGGATCAGGTGTGCACACAA CTCCGAGCCATGCACGAGCAGCTGGCCGCCCTCTCTCAGGGCCCCATTGTCAAGaccaagaagaaaaaagagaagaaggagaaaaaggagaaggagaaggagaagaagaaaaagaagaagctggagaagaagagtcgaggcagcagaagcagagcgGGCTCTGAGGAATGGAAGATGCCTGGAAAAATCCTGAAGAGCAAGTCTGCCAGAGCAGGTGGCTCGCAGACCAAGAAGAGCCAGGGGAAGAAGAGTAACAAGAACAGCAA GACTGCAAAGAAGCCGTTCGAGCCCCCGGTGGCCCCTTCCATGCTGCCGCACTACGactcggaggaggaggatgagattGTGCCCATGTCGTATGACGAAAAGCGCCAGCTAAGCCTCGACATCAACAAGTTGCCGGGGGAGAAGCTGGGTCGCGTGGTCCACATCATCCAGTCCAGGGAGCCTTCCCTGAGGGACACCAACCCGGAGGAGATTGAGATCGACTTTGAAACACTGAAACCATCGACACTGAAAGAGCTGGAGCGCTACGTCATGACCTGTCTGAGGAAGAAGCCCCGCAAGCCTTACGGAGAGCCAG GGAAAGGCAGTATTGGCAAATCTAAAGAGGAGCTGActctggagaagaggagggagctggagaagaggctgcAGGACGTCAGCGGACAACTCAACTCTGTCAAGAAACCTACGAAAGCTAAAG CGGAGAAGCCCAGTGCTGTCGAGACCAACACGCAGCCCGCGCGCCTCAgcggcagcagctccagctccgactcctcttcctcctcctcctcgtcgtcgtCCTCAGACACCAGCGATTCAGACTCTGGCTGA
- the brd2b gene encoding bromodomain-containing protein 2b isoform X3, with amino-acid sequence MEAAVNPPHDSSLVGLSSGGMDQHSSSGKRIRKPSLLYEDFESPSLPHTMPQGPPAPMQPLVKDPSRQGRMTNQLQYLQRTLIKCLWRHHFAWPFHEPVDAYRLNLPDYHKIIKQPMDMGTIKKRLENSFYRCASECIQDFNTMFTNCYIYNKPTDDIVLMAQSLEKIFLQKVAQMPQEEVELPPPTPRNKNNRGRGRKSSSSRAQQVPAVSQSAYSPSSSDTGESMLANSPQTVLTKSLPPANIMGLPPTQPTTKKKGVKRKADTTTPSNMGFTVGLSGVGMSGATHMVGLGKGGHGGQVHDTSMHTISMGGMGMDTPPGMGLVRSAGGPVLLQPMMAGGGRRVGSGRPIKPPKKDLPDSVQPQALKKSKLSPQLRYCSGLLKDMLSKKHAALAWPFYTPVDTAALGLHDYHDIIKCPMDLSTIKRKMDCREYRDAQQFASDGRLMFSNCYKYNPPDHDVVNMARKLQDIFEFRFAKMPDEPHMDHTNMSMSGNPTSSSSSSSSSSSSSSSDSESEPSSESEESESSPSSDSEEERAHRLAELQDQVCTQLRAMHEQLAALSQGPIVKTKKKKEKKEKKEKEKEKKKKKKLEKKSRGSRSRAGSEEWKMPGKILKSKSARAGGSQTKKSQGKKSNKNSKTAKKPFEPPVAPSMLPHYDSEEEDEIVPMSYDEKRQLSLDINKLPGEKLGRVVHIIQSREPSLRDTNPEEIEIDFETLKPSTLKELERYVMTCLRKKPRKPYGEPAGKGSIGKSKEELTLEKRRELEKRLQDVSGQLNSVKKPTKAKEKPSAVETNTQPARLSGSSSSSDSSSSSSSSSSSDTSDSDSG; translated from the exons ATGGAAGCGGCCGTCAACCCGCCTCACGACAG CTCCCTGGTCGGGTTGTCCAGTGGCGGGATGGACCAGCACAGCAGCTCGGGCAAACGAATTCGCAAGCCCTCCCTGCTGTACGAGGACTTTGAGAGCCCCTCTCTGCCGCACACCATGCCCCAGGGCCCCCCAGCCCCAATGCAGCCCCTGGTCAAGGATCCCAGCCGACAAGGCCGGATGACCAACCAGCTGCAGTATCTCCAGAGGACCCTGATTAAGTGTCTGTGGAGGCACCACTTTGCCTGGCCTTTCCATGAGCCTGTGGATGCCTACAGGCTCAACCTGCCA gATTACCATAAAATTATTAAACAACCCATGGACATGGGGACCATAAAAAAGCGCCTTGAGAACAGCTTCTACCGCTGTGCAAGTGAGTGCATACAGGACTTCAACACGATGTTCACCAACTGCTACATCTACAACAAG CCGACGGACGACATTGTGCTGATGGCCCAGTCCCTAGAGAAGATCTTCCTCCAGAAAGTGGCCCAGATGCcccaggaggaagtggagctccCACCTCCAACTCCtcgaaacaaaaacaacaggggAAGAGGTCGCAAATCTAGTT CATCCAGGGCTCAGCAGGTGCCAGCAGTGTCACAGTCGGCCTactccccttcctcctcagaCACTGGAGAGTCCATGCTCGCTAACTCTCCCCAGACTGTGCTGACCAAAAGCCTGCCTCCTGCCAACATCATGGGCCTGCCCCCTACACAGCCCACAACCAAG AAGAAAGGTGTAAAAAGGAAGGCCgacaccaccaccccctccaACATGGGCTTTACTGTGGGCCTTTCGGGTGTGGGCATGTCTGGAGCGACCCACATGGTAGGTTTAGGGAAAGGAGGACACGGGGGCCAAGTACACGACACCTCCATGCACACCATCTCCATGGGGGGCATGGGCATGGACACTCCACCTGGGATGGGCCTGGTCAGGAGCGCTGGAGGTCCTGTCCTCCTCCAGCCAATGATGGCTGGTGGTGGACGCAGGGTCGGCAGCGGACGCCCCATCAAACCCCCCAAGAAGGACTTGCCCGATTCGGTCCAGCCTCAGGCCTTGAAGAAGAGCAAACTGAGTCCTCAGCTGAGGTACTGCAGCGGGCTGCTGAAAGACATGCTGTCGAAGAAACACGCAGCGCTCGCCTGGCCTTTCTACACACCTGTGGACACCGCCGCCCTGGGACTTCACGACTATCACGACATCATCAAGTGCCCCATGGACCTCAGCACCATCAAG AGGAAGATGGACTGTCGTGAATACAGGGACGCTCAGCAGTTTGCTAGCGATGGCCGACTCATGTTCTCCAACTGCTACAAGTACAACCCACCTGACCACGATGTTGTAAACATGGCACGGAAGCTGCAG GATATTTTTGAGTTCCGTTTTGCCAAGATGCCAGACGAGCCACACATGGACCATACAAACATGTCGATGAGTGGCAACCCAACatcctcttcgtcctcttcctcctcctcttcctcgtcatcATCCTCTGACTCTGAGAGTGAGCCTAGCAGCGAGAGtgaagagagcgagagcagcCCCAGCTCAGACAGTGAAGAGGAGCGAGCACATCGCTTGGCTGAGCTGCAGGATCAGGTGTGCACACAA CTCCGAGCCATGCACGAGCAGCTGGCCGCCCTCTCTCAGGGCCCCATTGTCAAGaccaagaagaaaaaagagaagaaggagaaaaaggagaaggagaaggagaagaagaaaaagaagaagctggagaagaagagtcgaggcagcagaagcagagcgGGCTCTGAGGAATGGAAGATGCCTGGAAAAATCCTGAAGAGCAAGTCTGCCAGAGCAGGTGGCTCGCAGACCAAGAAGAGCCAGGGGAAGAAGAGTAACAAGAACAGCAA GACTGCAAAGAAGCCGTTCGAGCCCCCGGTGGCCCCTTCCATGCTGCCGCACTACGactcggaggaggaggatgagattGTGCCCATGTCGTATGACGAAAAGCGCCAGCTAAGCCTCGACATCAACAAGTTGCCGGGGGAGAAGCTGGGTCGCGTGGTCCACATCATCCAGTCCAGGGAGCCTTCCCTGAGGGACACCAACCCGGAGGAGATTGAGATCGACTTTGAAACACTGAAACCATCGACACTGAAAGAGCTGGAGCGCTACGTCATGACCTGTCTGAGGAAGAAGCCCCGCAAGCCTTACGGAGAGCCAG CAGGGAAAGGCAGTATTGGCAAATCTAAAGAGGAGCTGActctggagaagaggagggagctggagaagaggctgcAGGACGTCAGCGGACAACTCAACTCTGTCAAGAAACCTACGAAAGCTAAAG AGAAGCCCAGTGCTGTCGAGACCAACACGCAGCCCGCGCGCCTCAgcggcagcagctccagctccgactcctcttcctcctcctcctcgtcgtcgtCCTCAGACACCAGCGATTCAGACTCTGGCTGA